Proteins encoded together in one Chroicocephalus ridibundus chromosome 13, bChrRid1.1, whole genome shotgun sequence window:
- the EMID1 gene encoding EMI domain-containing protein 1 isoform X5 produces the protein MAGPCRRCPLLPAPLGLCLPLCCLLLPPPAAAAWSPALLQPAARSNWCSYTVTRTVSCHVQNGTFLQRVFQGCRWPLACSGGSYRTIVRPIYRVTYKTVTALEWRCCPGHAGANCEEEPHTFLTLRDTGRPSAAPRRPPLRPTAFSGCLNCSHVGELTARLATLEAQVARLSVAEAPTPPAPISPGRGPETGQLWGSPAARGSPGDDGRPGARGPPGPKGDAGGRGPSGIPGVKGPMGPPGPPGPPGPPGRDGARGLPGEKGLPGPPGPPGPPAPVGPAIPRIAEPRDPLLSNTFTEAAGGIVGPVGPPGPVGPMGPPGPPGPVGPPGPPGPDGRAGAPGAAGPPGEKGDRGPQGHPGSRGQDGAQGEPGPRGEPGEKGTWGEGLHQLREALKILAERVLILETMIGLYEPEPGSGSGPPGTAAPGPPRGKRGSGQPPYRIVAPRQRPPGKQ, from the exons CAACTGGTGCTCCTACACGGTGACGCGGACGGTGTCGTGCCACGTCCAGAATGGCACCTTCCTCCAGCGGGTCTTCCAGGGCTGCCGCTGGCCCCTGGCCTGCAGCGGGGGCAG CTACCGCACCATCGTCCGGCCCATCTACAGGGTGACCTACAAGACGGTCACGGCGCTGGAGTGGAGGTGCTGCCCTGGGCACGCCGGGGCCAACTGCGAGGAAG AGCCTCACACCTTCCTCACCCTGCGGGACACCGGgcgccccagcgctgccccacgcCGGCCCCCCCTGCGCCCCACGGCTTTCTCAG ggTGCCTGAACTGCAGCCACGTCGGGGAGCTGACAGCCCGGCTCGCCACCCTCGAGGCgcag GTGGCCCGGCTGTCGGTGGCCgaagcccccacccccccagcacccatctccCCGGGCAGGGGGCCGGAGACCGGGCAGCTCTGGGGGTCCCCGGCTGCCCGCGGGAGCCCCGGGGATGACG GGAGACCCGGCGCgcggggcccccccggccccaagGGAGACGCGGGAGGACGGGGACCGTCGGGCATTCCCGGGGTGAAGGGTCCAATGGGGCCGCCAG gtccccccggccccccaggacCACCCGGCCGGGATGGAGCCAGGGGGCTTCCGGGAGAGAAGGGGTTACCTGGCCCCCCtggccccccaggaccccctgccCCCGTGGGGCCAGCAATACCCCGCATAGCCGAGCCCA GGGACCCGCTCCTCTCCAACACCTTTACCGAAGCTGCCGGGGGCATCGTGGGTCCCGTCGGACCCCCCGGACCTGTGGGGCCGATGG gcccccccggccccccaggacCCGTCGGGCCACCCGGCCCCCCAGGACCTGAC GGTAGAGCCGGGGCACCCGGAGCTGCCGGCCCCcccggggagaagggagacagg ggtccccagggccacccggGCAGCCGCGGCCAGGACGGGGCACAG GGCGAGCCGGGCCCCAGGGGCGAGCCGGGCGAGAAGGGCACTTGG gGGGAGGGTTTGCACCAGCTCCGCGAGGCGCTGAAGATTTTAGCGGAGAGGGTTTTAATCTTGGAAACAATGATTGGGCTCTACG AACCGGAGCCCGGCTCGGGCAgcggcccccccggcaccgcagCACCCGGCCCCCCCCGCGGCAAGCGCGGCAGCGGCCAGCCCCCCTACCGCATCGTGGCCCCCCGCCAGCGGCCCCCCGGCAAGCAGTGA
- the EMID1 gene encoding EMI domain-containing protein 1 isoform X1, with product MAGPCRRCPLLPAPLGLCLPLCCLLLPPPAAAAWSPALLQPAARSNWCSYTVTRTVSCHVQNGTFLQRVFQGCRWPLACSGGSSYRTIVRPIYRVTYKTVTALEWRCCPGHAGANCEEEPHTFLTLRDTGRPSAAPRRPPLRPTAFSGCLNCSHVGELTARLATLEAQVARLSVAEAPTPPAPISPGRGPETGQLWGSPAARGSPGDDGRPGARGPPGPKGDAGGRGPSGIPGVKGPMGPPGPPGPPGPPGRDGARGLPGEKGLPGPPGPPGPPAPVGPAIPRIAEPRDPLLSNTFTEAAGGIVGPVGPPGPVGPMGPPGPPGPVGPPGPPGPDGRAGAPGAAGPPGEKGDRGPQGHPGSRGQDGAQGEPGPRGEPGEKGTWASSFQTLLRQQARLEVLARRVTLLEAIIWPEPEPGSGSGPPGTAAPGPPRGKRGSGQPPYRIVAPRQRPPGKQ from the exons CAACTGGTGCTCCTACACGGTGACGCGGACGGTGTCGTGCCACGTCCAGAATGGCACCTTCCTCCAGCGGGTCTTCCAGGGCTGCCGCTGGCCCCTGGCCTGCAGCGGGGGCAG CAGCTACCGCACCATCGTCCGGCCCATCTACAGGGTGACCTACAAGACGGTCACGGCGCTGGAGTGGAGGTGCTGCCCTGGGCACGCCGGGGCCAACTGCGAGGAAG AGCCTCACACCTTCCTCACCCTGCGGGACACCGGgcgccccagcgctgccccacgcCGGCCCCCCCTGCGCCCCACGGCTTTCTCAG ggTGCCTGAACTGCAGCCACGTCGGGGAGCTGACAGCCCGGCTCGCCACCCTCGAGGCgcag GTGGCCCGGCTGTCGGTGGCCgaagcccccacccccccagcacccatctccCCGGGCAGGGGGCCGGAGACCGGGCAGCTCTGGGGGTCCCCGGCTGCCCGCGGGAGCCCCGGGGATGACG GGAGACCCGGCGCgcggggcccccccggccccaagGGAGACGCGGGAGGACGGGGACCGTCGGGCATTCCCGGGGTGAAGGGTCCAATGGGGCCGCCAG gtccccccggccccccaggacCACCCGGCCGGGATGGAGCCAGGGGGCTTCCGGGAGAGAAGGGGTTACCTGGCCCCCCtggccccccaggaccccctgccCCCGTGGGGCCAGCAATACCCCGCATAGCCGAGCCCA GGGACCCGCTCCTCTCCAACACCTTTACCGAAGCTGCCGGGGGCATCGTGGGTCCCGTCGGACCCCCCGGACCTGTGGGGCCGATGG gcccccccggccccccaggacCCGTCGGGCCACCCGGCCCCCCAGGACCTGAC GGTAGAGCCGGGGCACCCGGAGCTGCCGGCCCCcccggggagaagggagacagg ggtccccagggccacccggGCAGCCGCGGCCAGGACGGGGCACAG GGCGAGCCGGGCCCCAGGGGCGAGCCGGGCGAGAAGGGCACTTGG GCCAGTAGCTTCCAAACCCTCCTGCGGCAGCAGGCCCGGCTGGAGGTCCTGGCTAGAAGGGTCACCTTGCTGGAAGCCATCATCTGGCCAG AACCGGAGCCCGGCTCGGGCAgcggcccccccggcaccgcagCACCCGGCCCCCCCCGCGGCAAGCGCGGCAGCGGCCAGCCCCCCTACCGCATCGTGGCCCCCCGCCAGCGGCCCCCCGGCAAGCAGTGA
- the EMID1 gene encoding EMI domain-containing protein 1 isoform X3, with amino-acid sequence MAGPCRRCPLLPAPLGLCLPLCCLLLPPPAAAAWSPALLQPAARSNWCSYTVTRTVSCHVQNGTFLQRVFQGCRWPLACSGGSSYRTIVRPIYRVTYKTVTALEWRCCPGHAGANCEEEPHTFLTLRDTGRPSAAPRRPPLRPTAFSGCLNCSHVGELTARLATLEAQVARLSVAEAPTPPAPISPGRGPETGQLWGSPAARGSPGDDGRPGARGPPGPKGDAGGRGPSGIPGVKGPMGPPGPPGPPGPPGRDGARGLPGEKGLPGPPGPPGPPAPVGPAIPRIAEPRDPLLSNTFTEAAGGIVGPVGPPGPVGPMGPPGPPGPVGPPGPPGPDGRAGAPGAAGPPGEKGDRGPQGHPGSRGQDGAQGEPGPRGEPGEKGTWGEGLHQLREALKILAERVLILETMIGLYEPEPGSGSGPPGTAAPGPPRGKRGSGQPPYRIVAPRQRPPGKQ; translated from the exons CAACTGGTGCTCCTACACGGTGACGCGGACGGTGTCGTGCCACGTCCAGAATGGCACCTTCCTCCAGCGGGTCTTCCAGGGCTGCCGCTGGCCCCTGGCCTGCAGCGGGGGCAG CAGCTACCGCACCATCGTCCGGCCCATCTACAGGGTGACCTACAAGACGGTCACGGCGCTGGAGTGGAGGTGCTGCCCTGGGCACGCCGGGGCCAACTGCGAGGAAG AGCCTCACACCTTCCTCACCCTGCGGGACACCGGgcgccccagcgctgccccacgcCGGCCCCCCCTGCGCCCCACGGCTTTCTCAG ggTGCCTGAACTGCAGCCACGTCGGGGAGCTGACAGCCCGGCTCGCCACCCTCGAGGCgcag GTGGCCCGGCTGTCGGTGGCCgaagcccccacccccccagcacccatctccCCGGGCAGGGGGCCGGAGACCGGGCAGCTCTGGGGGTCCCCGGCTGCCCGCGGGAGCCCCGGGGATGACG GGAGACCCGGCGCgcggggcccccccggccccaagGGAGACGCGGGAGGACGGGGACCGTCGGGCATTCCCGGGGTGAAGGGTCCAATGGGGCCGCCAG gtccccccggccccccaggacCACCCGGCCGGGATGGAGCCAGGGGGCTTCCGGGAGAGAAGGGGTTACCTGGCCCCCCtggccccccaggaccccctgccCCCGTGGGGCCAGCAATACCCCGCATAGCCGAGCCCA GGGACCCGCTCCTCTCCAACACCTTTACCGAAGCTGCCGGGGGCATCGTGGGTCCCGTCGGACCCCCCGGACCTGTGGGGCCGATGG gcccccccggccccccaggacCCGTCGGGCCACCCGGCCCCCCAGGACCTGAC GGTAGAGCCGGGGCACCCGGAGCTGCCGGCCCCcccggggagaagggagacagg ggtccccagggccacccggGCAGCCGCGGCCAGGACGGGGCACAG GGCGAGCCGGGCCCCAGGGGCGAGCCGGGCGAGAAGGGCACTTGG gGGGAGGGTTTGCACCAGCTCCGCGAGGCGCTGAAGATTTTAGCGGAGAGGGTTTTAATCTTGGAAACAATGATTGGGCTCTACG AACCGGAGCCCGGCTCGGGCAgcggcccccccggcaccgcagCACCCGGCCCCCCCCGCGGCAAGCGCGGCAGCGGCCAGCCCCCCTACCGCATCGTGGCCCCCCGCCAGCGGCCCCCCGGCAAGCAGTGA
- the EMID1 gene encoding EMI domain-containing protein 1 isoform X4, translating to MAGPCRRCPLLPAPLGLCLPLCCLLLPPPAAAAWSPALLQPAARSNWCSYTVTRTVSCHVQNGTFLQRVFQGCRWPLACSGGSSYRTIVRPIYRVTYKTVTALEWRCCPGHAGANCEEEPHTFLTLRDTGRPSAAPRRPPLRPTAFSGCLNCSHVGELTARLATLEAQVARLSVAEAPTPPAPISPGRGPETGQLWGSPAARGSPGDDGRPGARGPPGPKGDAGGRGPSGIPGVKGPMGPPGPPGPPGPPGRDGARGLPGEKGLPGPPGPPGPPAPVGPAIPRIAEPRDPLLSNTFTEAAGGIVGPVGPPGPVGPMGPPGPPGPVGPPGPPGPDGRAGAPGAAGPPGEKGDRGPQGHPGSRGQDGAQASSFQTLLRQQARLEVLARRVTLLEAIIWPEPEPGSGSGPPGTAAPGPPRGKRGSGQPPYRIVAPRQRPPGKQ from the exons CAACTGGTGCTCCTACACGGTGACGCGGACGGTGTCGTGCCACGTCCAGAATGGCACCTTCCTCCAGCGGGTCTTCCAGGGCTGCCGCTGGCCCCTGGCCTGCAGCGGGGGCAG CAGCTACCGCACCATCGTCCGGCCCATCTACAGGGTGACCTACAAGACGGTCACGGCGCTGGAGTGGAGGTGCTGCCCTGGGCACGCCGGGGCCAACTGCGAGGAAG AGCCTCACACCTTCCTCACCCTGCGGGACACCGGgcgccccagcgctgccccacgcCGGCCCCCCCTGCGCCCCACGGCTTTCTCAG ggTGCCTGAACTGCAGCCACGTCGGGGAGCTGACAGCCCGGCTCGCCACCCTCGAGGCgcag GTGGCCCGGCTGTCGGTGGCCgaagcccccacccccccagcacccatctccCCGGGCAGGGGGCCGGAGACCGGGCAGCTCTGGGGGTCCCCGGCTGCCCGCGGGAGCCCCGGGGATGACG GGAGACCCGGCGCgcggggcccccccggccccaagGGAGACGCGGGAGGACGGGGACCGTCGGGCATTCCCGGGGTGAAGGGTCCAATGGGGCCGCCAG gtccccccggccccccaggacCACCCGGCCGGGATGGAGCCAGGGGGCTTCCGGGAGAGAAGGGGTTACCTGGCCCCCCtggccccccaggaccccctgccCCCGTGGGGCCAGCAATACCCCGCATAGCCGAGCCCA GGGACCCGCTCCTCTCCAACACCTTTACCGAAGCTGCCGGGGGCATCGTGGGTCCCGTCGGACCCCCCGGACCTGTGGGGCCGATGG gcccccccggccccccaggacCCGTCGGGCCACCCGGCCCCCCAGGACCTGAC GGTAGAGCCGGGGCACCCGGAGCTGCCGGCCCCcccggggagaagggagacagg ggtccccagggccacccggGCAGCCGCGGCCAGGACGGGGCACAG GCCAGTAGCTTCCAAACCCTCCTGCGGCAGCAGGCCCGGCTGGAGGTCCTGGCTAGAAGGGTCACCTTGCTGGAAGCCATCATCTGGCCAG AACCGGAGCCCGGCTCGGGCAgcggcccccccggcaccgcagCACCCGGCCCCCCCCGCGGCAAGCGCGGCAGCGGCCAGCCCCCCTACCGCATCGTGGCCCCCCGCCAGCGGCCCCCCGGCAAGCAGTGA
- the EMID1 gene encoding EMI domain-containing protein 1 isoform X2 produces MAGPCRRCPLLPAPLGLCLPLCCLLLPPPAAAAWSPALLQPAARSNWCSYTVTRTVSCHVQNGTFLQRVFQGCRWPLACSGGSYRTIVRPIYRVTYKTVTALEWRCCPGHAGANCEEEPHTFLTLRDTGRPSAAPRRPPLRPTAFSGCLNCSHVGELTARLATLEAQVARLSVAEAPTPPAPISPGRGPETGQLWGSPAARGSPGDDGRPGARGPPGPKGDAGGRGPSGIPGVKGPMGPPGPPGPPGPPGRDGARGLPGEKGLPGPPGPPGPPAPVGPAIPRIAEPRDPLLSNTFTEAAGGIVGPVGPPGPVGPMGPPGPPGPVGPPGPPGPDGRAGAPGAAGPPGEKGDRGPQGHPGSRGQDGAQGEPGPRGEPGEKGTWASSFQTLLRQQARLEVLARRVTLLEAIIWPEPEPGSGSGPPGTAAPGPPRGKRGSGQPPYRIVAPRQRPPGKQ; encoded by the exons CAACTGGTGCTCCTACACGGTGACGCGGACGGTGTCGTGCCACGTCCAGAATGGCACCTTCCTCCAGCGGGTCTTCCAGGGCTGCCGCTGGCCCCTGGCCTGCAGCGGGGGCAG CTACCGCACCATCGTCCGGCCCATCTACAGGGTGACCTACAAGACGGTCACGGCGCTGGAGTGGAGGTGCTGCCCTGGGCACGCCGGGGCCAACTGCGAGGAAG AGCCTCACACCTTCCTCACCCTGCGGGACACCGGgcgccccagcgctgccccacgcCGGCCCCCCCTGCGCCCCACGGCTTTCTCAG ggTGCCTGAACTGCAGCCACGTCGGGGAGCTGACAGCCCGGCTCGCCACCCTCGAGGCgcag GTGGCCCGGCTGTCGGTGGCCgaagcccccacccccccagcacccatctccCCGGGCAGGGGGCCGGAGACCGGGCAGCTCTGGGGGTCCCCGGCTGCCCGCGGGAGCCCCGGGGATGACG GGAGACCCGGCGCgcggggcccccccggccccaagGGAGACGCGGGAGGACGGGGACCGTCGGGCATTCCCGGGGTGAAGGGTCCAATGGGGCCGCCAG gtccccccggccccccaggacCACCCGGCCGGGATGGAGCCAGGGGGCTTCCGGGAGAGAAGGGGTTACCTGGCCCCCCtggccccccaggaccccctgccCCCGTGGGGCCAGCAATACCCCGCATAGCCGAGCCCA GGGACCCGCTCCTCTCCAACACCTTTACCGAAGCTGCCGGGGGCATCGTGGGTCCCGTCGGACCCCCCGGACCTGTGGGGCCGATGG gcccccccggccccccaggacCCGTCGGGCCACCCGGCCCCCCAGGACCTGAC GGTAGAGCCGGGGCACCCGGAGCTGCCGGCCCCcccggggagaagggagacagg ggtccccagggccacccggGCAGCCGCGGCCAGGACGGGGCACAG GGCGAGCCGGGCCCCAGGGGCGAGCCGGGCGAGAAGGGCACTTGG GCCAGTAGCTTCCAAACCCTCCTGCGGCAGCAGGCCCGGCTGGAGGTCCTGGCTAGAAGGGTCACCTTGCTGGAAGCCATCATCTGGCCAG AACCGGAGCCCGGCTCGGGCAgcggcccccccggcaccgcagCACCCGGCCCCCCCCGCGGCAAGCGCGGCAGCGGCCAGCCCCCCTACCGCATCGTGGCCCCCCGCCAGCGGCCCCCCGGCAAGCAGTGA